From a region of the Helianthus annuus cultivar XRQ/B chromosome 5, HanXRQr2.0-SUNRISE, whole genome shotgun sequence genome:
- the LOC110943678 gene encoding uncharacterized protein LOC110943678 gives MTGRKFTYMSDDGNKLSKIDRMLVSDNFMSKWPNAGLKPYPRVYSDHCPLMLCTESENFGPIPFRFFNRWLEDRRLVEIVTLVMGESLDKPTADLDLSERLRRMKIKIKEWRQVERETEEKVYSEALEMVNILELIAEDRNLSEEEKELRMLNKKVLNKWGDDKVKDLVQKSNAKWIKFGDDNTAYYHGLLKCYNAANRIKGLYIDGEWSKDPVLVKGEIFKFFKDKFKEPLGSRPKIDPNSTIHR, from the coding sequence ATGACTGGCAGGAAGTTCACCTACATGTCAGACGATGGTAACAAGTTAAGCAAGATTGACCGCATGCTTGTAAGTGATAATTTTATGTCTAAGTGGCCGAATGCGGGTTTAAAACCATATCCTCGGGTATATTCGGACCATTGCCCACTTATGTTGTGTACGGAGTCGGAAAATTTCGGTCCAATCCCATTCAGGTTTTTTAATAGGTGGCTCGAAGATAGAAGGTTGGTGGAAATTGTGACTTTGGTTATGGGTGAATCATTAGATAAACCTACAGCAGATCTGGATCTATCTGAAAGACTCCGGAGgatgaaaattaaaataaaggaATGGAGACAGGTGGAAAGGGAGACAGAGGAGAAGGTTTATAGCGAGGCTCTAGAGATGGTAAACATATTAGAATTGATAGCGGAAGATAGAAACCTGTCCGAGGAAGAAAAGGAGCTGAGAATGTTAAATAAAAAAGTGTTGAACAAATGGGGCGAcgataaagtaaaagatttagtACAGAAATCAAATGCTAAATGGATTAAGTTTGGGGACGATAATACTGCTTACTATCATGGGTTGTTAAAATGTTACAACGCGGCAAATCGGATCAAGGGTTTATACATAGATGGGGAGTGGTCGAAGGACCCCGTATTAGTTAAAGGGGAGATATTTAAATTCTTCAAAGATAAGTTCAAGGAACCTTTGGGAAGTAGGCCAAAAATCGACCCTAACAGCACCATTCACCGATGA
- the LOC110943677 gene encoding uncharacterized protein LOC110943677, whose protein sequence is MAHLNGCVLKEGKAKWGWANDKGEVFSAGLVRKELQSARLTQYNGQEYKWNPWAPAKANYFVWRAQDGLIPTRTTLVRQGVQMQDTRCPACSAAMECSDHLLVSCGLANHVWTHICLWLRIPMYTSLESVAEVVNYITAAGTSERHKRLMNLVATTTLWRIWSARNDRVFNNKPIQMEAVFDEVKEITILWLSMRSKEDCRAWDLWNSPAASV, encoded by the coding sequence ATGGCACATTTAAATGGATGTGTATTAAAAGAAGGCAAAGCGAAGTGGGGATGGGCGAACGATAAGGGGGAGGTATTCTCAGCTGGATTGGTGAGAAAGGAGCTGCAATCGGCTAGACTGACTCAATACAACGGACAGGAGTATAAATGGAATCCATGGGCTCCGGCGAAGGCGAACTATTTCGTGTGGAGAGCTCAGGACGGATTAATTCCGACGAGGACTACATTGGTAAGACAGGGTGTTCAGATGCAGGACACCCGATGCCCAGCTTGCTCGGCTGCAATGGAATGTAGCGATCATCTGCTGGTGTCATGTGGGTTGGCGAATCATGTATGGACGCATATATGCTTGTGGTTAAGGATCCCAATGTACACTTCTCTGGAGTCGGTGGCTGAGGTAGTTAATTACATAACAGCTGCAGGTACTTCAGAAAGGCATAAGAGATTGATGAACCTAGTTGCAACAACAACTTTATGGAGGATATGGTCAGCTCGGAATGATCGGGTTTTTAATAATAAACCCATCCAGATGGAAGCGGTGTTTGATGAGGTCAAAGAAATAACTATCTTATGGCTAAGTATGAGATCAAAAGAAGACTGCAGGGCATGGGATTTATGGAATAGTCCAGCTGCGAGTGTGTAA